In a single window of the Flavobacterium sp. W4I14 genome:
- a CDS encoding hypothetical protein (product_source=Hypo-rule applied), with product MEQFRIEVAVENQGRFYDIRPLGNARYEISENGEVIGTIQLDERDHARCESQGCELDLPALHAVREGIQAHEGWDEAIGHA from the coding sequence ATGGAACAGTTCAGAATAGAAGTGGCAGTAGAGAACCAGGGCAGGTTTTACGACATCCGCCCTTTAGGAAATGCCCGGTATGAAATATCAGAAAACGGTGAGGTAATCGGCACCATTCAATTGGATGAGAGAGATCATGCCCGCTGCGAAAGCCAGGGCTGTGAACTGGACCTCCCTGCATTGCATGCAGTCCGCGAAGGCATACAGGCTCATGAAGGCTGGGATGAGGCTATAGGGCACGCCTAA
- a CDS encoding ferritin-like metal-binding protein YciE (product_source=COG3685; cath_funfam=1.20.1260.10; cog=COG3685; pfam=PF05974; superfamily=47240): MSEKPEKSRSWKKINLGSDRLKVFFIKHLDRIYGAKLHLVSKLPSLADEAEFADLKNAIVETVSDVEKQIARMEVIYSLLDAEVSRGSIHGLTGLIQDAFEAINEQIGEPELRDLSIIFYLQNIESIEMASFQILQMAAVKLKNKHISQLLKENYDEAKADRTLLLLISSKYITN, translated from the coding sequence ATGTCCGAAAAACCTGAAAAATCCCGTTCCTGGAAGAAGATAAACCTTGGGTCCGATAGACTAAAGGTTTTTTTTATAAAGCATCTTGACCGCATTTATGGTGCCAAGTTGCACTTGGTTTCAAAATTGCCAAGTTTAGCCGATGAAGCGGAGTTTGCCGATCTGAAGAATGCTATAGTTGAGACTGTTTCTGATGTGGAGAAACAGATTGCAAGAATGGAAGTTATATATTCCCTGCTGGATGCCGAGGTCTCAAGGGGAAGTATACACGGACTGACAGGTCTTATTCAGGACGCTTTCGAGGCGATTAATGAGCAGATAGGTGAGCCTGAACTTCGCGACCTTTCGATCATTTTCTATTTGCAGAACATTGAAAGCATCGAAATGGCCTCTTTTCAGATTCTTCAGATGGCGGCGGTCAAACTTAAGAACAAACACATCAGCCAATTGCTAAAAGAAAACTATGACGAGGCAAAAGCTGACCGTACCTTGCTATTGCTGATTTCATCTAAATATATTACCAACTAG
- a CDS encoding two-component system response regulator VicR (product_source=KO:K07668; cath_funfam=3.40.50.2300; cog=COG0745; ko=KO:K07668; pfam=PF00072; smart=SM00448; superfamily=52172), with translation MAKRILVIDDDEDILSILDILFVEEGYEVVLRNTGATADQVKLIGPDLILLDVRISGFSKTGDEICAEIRQELKLTAVPILLFSAEPDVEQRASTCGASGYLNKPFDIERLLEKVKEFIT, from the coding sequence ATGGCTAAGCGTATATTGGTGATCGATGATGATGAGGACATTCTTTCTATTTTGGATATCCTATTTGTGGAAGAGGGATATGAGGTTGTCCTTCGAAATACAGGTGCTACTGCCGATCAGGTCAAGCTGATCGGACCGGATCTGATTCTGCTCGATGTTAGGATAAGTGGGTTTTCCAAGACCGGGGATGAAATCTGTGCGGAGATTAGACAGGAGTTGAAACTCACCGCTGTTCCAATTTTGTTGTTTTCAGCCGAGCCTGATGTGGAACAACGAGCCAGCACGTGCGGGGCCAGCGGTTACCTTAACAAACCATTTGACATCGAAAGGCTTCTCGAAAAAGTGAAAGAATTCATAACTTAG
- a CDS encoding sigma-B regulation protein RsbQ (product_source=KO:K19707; cath_funfam=3.40.50.1820; cog=COG0596; ko=KO:K19707; pfam=PF12697; superfamily=53474; transmembrane_helix_parts=Inside_1_88,TMhelix_89_111,Outside_112_265) translates to MNVIERNNVIIKGAGEKVMMFAHGFGCDQNMWRFVYPAFEAEYKIVLFDHVGAGSSDLSAYSYKKYNSLDGYANDIIEIANTLGVKDMVFVGHSVSAVMGLIAAGIAPELFKYLILISPSPSYINQDDYIGGFNKAEIEELLESLDNNHLGWSMAMAPVIMGNPDRKELRDELSNSFCKTDPEIAKHFARTTFLTDKRDILQHAKVPSLILQCSNDIIAPVEVGHYMHEHMPHSKLVIMNATGHCPNLSAPEETIAAINSYLHGS, encoded by the coding sequence ATGAATGTAATTGAGAGAAATAACGTAATAATCAAAGGAGCTGGAGAAAAAGTGATGATGTTCGCCCACGGTTTTGGCTGTGATCAGAACATGTGGCGTTTTGTTTATCCTGCTTTCGAGGCTGAATACAAGATCGTATTATTTGATCATGTTGGTGCCGGCAGCTCAGATCTTTCTGCTTATTCTTATAAGAAATACAACAGTCTTGACGGCTACGCAAATGATATTATAGAGATTGCAAACACGCTGGGGGTTAAAGATATGGTTTTCGTCGGGCATTCGGTGAGCGCAGTCATGGGACTTATTGCAGCAGGAATTGCCCCTGAACTTTTCAAATACCTCATTCTAATCAGCCCCTCTCCATCTTATATCAATCAGGATGATTATATTGGTGGCTTTAACAAAGCAGAAATCGAAGAATTACTCGAATCCTTGGACAACAATCACCTTGGCTGGTCTATGGCCATGGCTCCGGTTATCATGGGCAATCCGGATAGAAAGGAGCTTAGAGATGAATTATCTAATAGCTTCTGTAAAACAGACCCCGAAATTGCCAAACATTTTGCCCGAACTACTTTTTTAACCGATAAGCGAGATATACTCCAGCACGCAAAGGTACCTTCACTGATTCTTCAATGCAGTAATGACATAATCGCACCTGTGGAAGTGGGCCATTATATGCATGAGCATATGCCGCACAGCAAACTTGTTATCATGAATGCTACAGGCCATTGCCCGAACTTAAGTGCTCCCGAAGAAACCATTGCTGCCATCAATAGCTATCTCCATGGATCATAA
- a CDS encoding PAS domain S-box-containing protein (product_source=TIGR00229; cath_funfam=1.10.287.130,3.30.450.20,3.30.565.10; cog=COG0642; pfam=PF00512,PF02518,PF08447; smart=SM00086,SM00091,SM00387,SM00388; superfamily=55785,55874; tigrfam=TIGR00229), producing MNPQNSKANREGSNKRPSTENRDSETDLDQPTSTLLLNAIPQQIWTADTSGEINYVNDTVCRDFGRDQETILAYGWKAFVHKDDLATSINSWEASLKTGQEYTTEFRLLFSDGNYYWHLAIARLVRQEGKSDIWVGTNTNIHSQKTSEARKDEFISIASHELKTPLTTSKGFHQLLLRMVGEGKIKTYVERSAGQLNRLEKLIADLLDVSKINAGKMIFDSKPFNFSDMLTDVVAEMRQMYPSHQLLLENENDINFTGDQFRLEQVVHNFVSNAVKYSPDAKTIEINSRIIDGNIITSVKDYGIGIKSKHLKQLFERYYRADNSSTRFNGLGLGLYISADIIKRHGGSFWIESKFGEGSVFSFKLPLISSGSIDPDIRTKSYYRDTHIIINCPVGSDIMYVEWTGYQDMNTVKRGGSLMIEYLKENYRSKVFNDNRLVPGTWSEASDWAANIWLPLMELAGLKFFAWILSESAFSQLSAQKSVENEDKHSEIVFFTQAEEGLKWLEEKPTLQRDDF from the coding sequence ATGAATCCGCAAAACAGCAAAGCAAATCGAGAGGGCTCAAACAAAAGGCCTAGCACAGAAAACCGGGATTCGGAGACTGATCTGGACCAACCTACATCAACATTATTGCTCAATGCGATCCCACAACAGATCTGGACTGCAGATACATCCGGAGAAATCAATTATGTGAATGATACTGTTTGCCGGGATTTCGGTCGCGACCAAGAAACGATTTTAGCTTACGGATGGAAGGCATTTGTGCACAAAGATGATTTAGCAACAAGCATCAACTCCTGGGAAGCATCACTTAAAACCGGGCAGGAATATACAACCGAATTCCGTCTTCTTTTTTCTGATGGCAATTATTACTGGCATCTAGCGATCGCCAGACTGGTCAGACAGGAAGGTAAATCAGATATCTGGGTGGGAACCAATACAAATATCCACTCACAGAAAACCAGCGAAGCCAGAAAAGATGAGTTTATCTCTATAGCCAGTCACGAACTAAAAACCCCGCTAACGACTAGCAAGGGTTTTCACCAGCTGCTCTTGAGAATGGTCGGTGAGGGAAAAATAAAAACCTATGTTGAACGCTCGGCCGGTCAGCTAAACCGCCTGGAAAAACTGATTGCCGATTTACTGGACGTAAGCAAGATCAACGCTGGAAAAATGATCTTTGACTCTAAACCATTCAATTTCTCGGATATGCTTACTGATGTAGTAGCGGAAATGCGTCAAATGTATCCTTCCCACCAGTTGTTATTGGAAAACGAAAACGATATTAACTTTACCGGTGACCAGTTCAGGTTGGAGCAGGTAGTCCATAATTTTGTTTCCAATGCAGTTAAATATTCTCCTGATGCCAAAACAATTGAAATCAACTCCCGGATAATTGATGGGAACATCATCACATCGGTCAAAGATTATGGCATTGGAATAAAGTCTAAACACCTTAAGCAGTTATTCGAACGATACTATAGGGCCGACAATTCTTCTACGCGTTTTAATGGGCTTGGGCTTGGCCTTTATATTTCCGCTGATATAATAAAACGTCATGGGGGAAGTTTCTGGATAGAGAGTAAGTTTGGCGAAGGTTCAGTATTTTCCTTCAAATTGCCTTTGATCAGCAGCGGTTCGATAGATCCGGATATTCGCACCAAAAGCTATTACAGGGACACACATATAATCATAAACTGTCCGGTAGGTAGCGATATCATGTATGTGGAATGGACAGGATACCAGGACATGAATACCGTCAAACGCGGAGGTTCCCTTATGATAGAATATTTAAAGGAAAACTACCGGAGCAAGGTTTTCAATGATAACCGCCTGGTCCCTGGAACGTGGTCAGAAGCATCAGACTGGGCAGCTAATATCTGGTTGCCGCTAATGGAACTGGCCGGCTTAAAATTTTTCGCCTGGATATTATCAGAGAGTGCATTTAGCCAGCTATCGGCACAGAAGAGCGTTGAAAATGAGGATAAGCATTCTGAAATTGTATTTTTCACCCAGGCTGAGGAAGGGTTGAAATGGTTGGAAGAAAAACCAACCTTGCAACGAGATGATTTTTAA
- a CDS encoding hypothetical protein (product_source=Hypo-rule applied), whose protein sequence is METTGDREQPKKETGAQKVLLDPAITAETDELDPRFQQDQTINDKPADKGNNIPNQ, encoded by the coding sequence ATGGAAACCACAGGAGACCGTGAACAGCCGAAAAAAGAAACGGGAGCGCAAAAGGTGCTCCTGGATCCTGCCATCACCGCAGAGACCGACGAACTGGATCCCAGATTCCAGCAGGATCAGACAATTAATGACAAGCCAGCAGATAAAGGCAATAATATACCTAATCAATAA
- a CDS encoding sigma-B regulation protein RsbU (phosphoserine phosphatase) (product_source=KO:K07315; cath_funfam=1.10.287.130,3.30.450.20,3.30.565.10; cog=COG0642; ko=KO:K07315; pfam=PF00512,PF02518,PF13426; smart=SM00091,SM00387,SM00388; superfamily=47384,55785,55874): MDHKLFPDLSPLAKDFDDFFETALCGFVITDGEGKIVRVNSRTAQWLNSTPDQFHGKRFSDLLAVGGKIYFETHLWPLLRMQGYFDEVAVELANSGHGKMPVYINGYERKGDNNQPLFMRFTLFKASDRRLYEENLQIAKQLAEDKLNIEQKNAKIREQFIAVLGHDLRNPLSGIMSAAQLLKRTGIDERGERLVNIIQSGSKRMYEMINNIMDFARGRLGGGIPVNPVIVNLEELLNQISDELKVAWPDRQIESDFEIGKTVECDPSRMSQLISNLLANAITHGSTETPIVFKALVKNNFWEVSVSNNGSPIPEKAMAHIFHPFYREGVQSSQNGLGLGLYIASEIAKSHNGTLTVTSDDHKTCFIFRAPIASQSLPN; this comes from the coding sequence ATGGATCATAAGCTGTTCCCCGATTTATCACCATTGGCAAAAGATTTTGACGATTTTTTTGAAACCGCGTTATGCGGATTTGTGATTACTGATGGGGAAGGAAAAATTGTCCGCGTAAACAGTCGCACAGCTCAATGGTTAAACAGTACGCCCGATCAATTTCATGGCAAACGTTTTTCTGATCTTTTAGCCGTTGGTGGCAAGATTTATTTTGAGACTCACCTTTGGCCATTGTTGCGGATGCAAGGGTATTTTGATGAAGTAGCTGTAGAACTTGCCAATTCGGGTCATGGAAAAATGCCAGTTTACATTAACGGCTATGAAAGAAAAGGAGATAACAATCAACCTCTTTTCATGAGGTTTACATTGTTTAAGGCCTCAGACCGGAGACTGTATGAAGAAAATCTCCAGATTGCAAAACAACTCGCTGAGGATAAGCTAAACATTGAACAGAAAAACGCCAAGATTAGGGAACAGTTCATTGCGGTACTGGGGCATGACCTGCGTAACCCGCTAAGTGGAATTATGAGCGCAGCTCAACTCCTCAAAAGAACCGGAATCGATGAACGCGGAGAAAGGCTTGTCAACATCATACAGTCGGGCTCCAAAAGAATGTATGAGATGATCAACAACATCATGGATTTTGCACGTGGCCGTTTAGGTGGAGGCATTCCCGTAAACCCCGTTATTGTTAATCTTGAAGAGCTGCTCAATCAGATAAGCGATGAATTAAAGGTTGCATGGCCTGATAGACAGATTGAATCAGATTTTGAAATCGGTAAAACTGTAGAATGTGATCCCTCACGGATGTCTCAGTTAATATCCAACCTGCTTGCGAATGCTATTACCCATGGTTCGACTGAAACACCTATTGTGTTCAAAGCATTGGTAAAAAACAACTTTTGGGAGGTTTCTGTCTCCAATAACGGCAGCCCAATCCCTGAGAAGGCAATGGCACATATTTTCCACCCATTCTATAGAGAAGGCGTACAATCAAGTCAGAACGGTCTTGGACTGGGATTATATATTGCTTCAGAGATCGCAAAGAGTCACAATGGAACGCTGACTGTGACATCAGACGATCACAAAACTTGTTTTATATTCCGTGCGCCTATTGCCAGCCAAAGCCTCCCAAACTAA
- a CDS encoding PAS domain S-box-containing protein (product_source=TIGR00229; cath_funfam=1.10.10.60,3.30.450.20; cog=COG2207; pfam=PF08447,PF12833; smart=SM00086,SM00091,SM00342; superfamily=46689,55785; tigrfam=TIGR00229): MVKLKSQKVFDLEYFFEVSPDFLCIAGFDGYFKKINPAVCKVLGYSERELFASPINAFIHPNDRERTAEKRKALLQGRSLLNFENRYVTKDGAVVWLSWTSVPIKKDSLVFAIAKDITYRKQLEEYERISAILGMINDDHSARFKQPMSSVDRTFVAFKAEDSQKNVDEPSQSDQFWLNSFERIVRDHAGKADLNLELISDGLALSQRQLFRRVHSILGITPNKLVRVIRLQLAWEAIASGKYRTVKEISSIAGYNSRGHFNRLFYEVYGIHVAELL; the protein is encoded by the coding sequence ATGGTTAAGTTAAAATCTCAGAAGGTCTTTGACCTGGAGTATTTTTTTGAGGTTTCGCCTGACTTTTTATGCATCGCGGGATTTGATGGATATTTCAAGAAGATCAACCCGGCGGTTTGCAAAGTACTTGGCTATTCTGAGCGTGAACTGTTTGCATCGCCGATTAATGCTTTTATCCATCCAAATGATAGGGAAAGGACAGCGGAAAAAAGGAAAGCGTTATTACAGGGACGTTCACTGCTGAATTTTGAGAACAGATATGTGACCAAGGATGGCGCGGTCGTTTGGCTGAGCTGGACATCGGTGCCGATCAAAAAAGACAGCCTGGTCTTTGCCATTGCCAAGGACATAACCTATCGGAAGCAGCTTGAGGAGTATGAACGCATATCCGCTATACTTGGAATGATCAATGATGACCACAGTGCGAGGTTTAAACAGCCAATGTCGAGTGTGGATAGAACTTTTGTGGCCTTTAAGGCTGAGGATAGCCAAAAAAATGTTGATGAGCCTTCGCAGTCCGACCAGTTCTGGCTCAACAGTTTTGAGAGGATCGTGCGCGACCACGCTGGTAAGGCAGATCTCAATCTGGAACTGATCAGCGATGGACTGGCACTTAGCCAGCGGCAGTTATTCCGAAGGGTGCACAGCATACTAGGCATTACTCCCAATAAGCTTGTTCGTGTGATACGGCTCCAACTGGCCTGGGAAGCGATCGCATCGGGCAAGTACCGTACGGTTAAAGAGATTTCAAGCATTGCTGGCTATAATTCACGGGGGCATTTTAACCGCCTGTTTTATGAGGTGTATGGTATCCATGTGGCCGAATTATTATAG
- a CDS encoding beta-xylosidase (product_source=COG3507; cath_funfam=2.115.10.20,2.60.120.260; cleavage_site_network=SignalP-noTM; cog=COG3507; pfam=PF00754,PF04616,PF13385; superfamily=49785,49899,75005), whose amino-acid sequence MKNIYLNLFILFLLCCFFQPVNGQSQHLAKGQGNPVIPGYFADPTVKKFGDTYYIYATTDGNGGGFGPSQVWTSKDFVNWTMQDMNWPTTHHYWAPDATQGPDGKYYLYYCQPVEIFGASSATPVGPWTSLLAPGKPIVSNFMVPKVITLDGQTFKDDDGKYYMYWGTWGIYPGHGCGVGLLNNDMKSFSKLAQIPNTDAKDFFEAPFVFKRKGIYYLTYSSGYCEDGTYRVQYATASNPMGPFKYGPDNPILATNGDGTVHGPGHQSVLQQGDDFYLVYHRHNNPHNDGGYQRQVAADKMIFDEKGNILKLVPTHSGISYLAKNANPHPNLALGKAAMASSSYDQDFKPEFAFDDNNGTLWKAKNNIGPSWIQIDLGRVYDVKSVHTQFEYATWYYQYKIEYSLNGKIWKPYIDRSKNTQRGSPMIDFGNVKARYLRTTILRTEYPGLNKAIWNIKVFDNAEYNPVMNTSIKKWESLQRFEPKGLLVDLNFDHLRVGSIAAHVQNNGKLAGVFSANGTNKPVTSMIGGKKALVFSGTERLLSSVRAPSSMLGNSSYSVSMWVLNPEINKEETIISWTGRGGVDLSNAAIGYGNSKGAGAATHLGWADLGYRNLPKANEWHLITMVFDGTMERIYVDGKLDRAERRMLFVNKLTRFLVGGNDDGTSGFSGALAALKIYDVPLSETEIKAAYTKGITNHTVLYADTKNLEYGDLANWPNNGAALGELTCKGNVEVADINGKTAAVLANGSKIIMSGNIKKEVDFSKSFSAVFSLLPAVGSKTDLFFGKGNKAVRIVGSGKWQQVICSFSQGKFQVFINGKPAAYALVRNNQSDQRILVESSGRAPDATTAISSISIYNYSFDYSACLKEFNFWKQNLGNGSLKASFASKPSAVTPNMVYMVADKPKLPGSDLEYLFKNDKDKGHAKWLPSSDYIDFSVFPQSSYNYSVKIRDNFGNVTQTSLPFAVRTDSSQFVIRKQQGEAQSVPAANDGLTGTSWDGLLGNADTVTQQSGILKMVSHNTFWDGSEATGPFAYNNVEGDFIAEVMLSDMLGLREKKAYGANEAGIMVKALTNGKMLLQNGIMPGWGVGNIITDLGNGGRRQTNNLSGWAFYRHLQIQRTGNTFFMRGSSDGKAWVDLPGSPVKRDDFRSSGLQVGVYHATYGDVSGDASFSGFKIIQKK is encoded by the coding sequence ATGAAAAACATTTATCTAAACCTCTTCATTCTTTTTCTCCTATGCTGTTTTTTCCAACCTGTAAATGGGCAATCTCAGCATTTGGCCAAGGGGCAGGGCAATCCTGTTATACCAGGTTATTTTGCAGATCCAACGGTGAAAAAATTTGGCGATACTTATTATATTTATGCAACAACCGATGGCAATGGAGGTGGGTTCGGACCATCGCAGGTATGGACTTCAAAAGATTTTGTGAACTGGACCATGCAGGATATGAACTGGCCAACAACCCATCATTACTGGGCGCCGGATGCAACACAGGGCCCTGATGGAAAATATTATCTATACTACTGTCAGCCCGTTGAGATCTTCGGTGCATCTTCAGCAACGCCGGTTGGCCCATGGACATCGCTTTTAGCACCTGGAAAACCAATAGTTTCAAATTTTATGGTGCCCAAGGTGATTACACTTGATGGGCAGACATTTAAAGATGACGACGGTAAGTATTATATGTATTGGGGTACATGGGGCATTTATCCGGGCCATGGTTGCGGTGTTGGCTTATTGAATAACGACATGAAGTCGTTTTCAAAACTTGCGCAGATCCCGAATACCGATGCAAAAGACTTTTTCGAGGCTCCATTTGTATTTAAAAGAAAGGGAATCTACTATCTTACCTATTCATCCGGCTATTGCGAAGATGGAACTTATAGGGTACAGTATGCTACTGCAAGCAATCCAATGGGACCTTTTAAGTATGGCCCAGACAATCCTATCCTCGCCACAAATGGAGATGGAACGGTGCACGGACCAGGGCATCAATCTGTTCTACAGCAGGGAGATGATTTTTACCTGGTTTATCACCGGCATAATAACCCACACAATGACGGTGGCTATCAGAGGCAGGTAGCGGCAGATAAAATGATCTTTGATGAGAAAGGAAACATACTGAAGCTGGTACCTACGCATTCCGGAATCAGCTATTTGGCAAAAAATGCGAATCCGCATCCAAATCTTGCGCTGGGCAAAGCTGCCATGGCCTCTTCAAGTTATGATCAGGATTTTAAACCGGAATTTGCATTCGATGATAATAACGGGACTTTATGGAAAGCCAAAAACAATATCGGTCCCTCGTGGATCCAAATTGATTTAGGCCGGGTTTATGATGTTAAAAGTGTACATACTCAATTTGAATATGCTACCTGGTATTATCAATACAAAATCGAATATTCGCTCAATGGCAAAATATGGAAACCATACATTGATAGGAGTAAAAATACCCAACGTGGCAGTCCGATGATCGATTTTGGAAACGTTAAGGCCAGATATCTGCGGACAACAATTTTACGGACAGAATATCCGGGCTTAAATAAGGCAATATGGAACATTAAGGTTTTCGACAATGCGGAATATAATCCAGTGATGAATACCAGCATCAAAAAATGGGAATCTTTGCAACGTTTTGAACCGAAGGGACTGTTGGTTGATCTGAACTTTGATCACCTTCGTGTAGGATCAATAGCAGCCCATGTTCAAAATAATGGAAAATTGGCAGGTGTGTTTTCTGCTAACGGAACAAATAAGCCGGTTACTTCAATGATAGGTGGAAAGAAAGCTTTGGTTTTTTCTGGCACCGAGCGCCTATTATCATCCGTTCGTGCGCCTTCATCTATGCTGGGGAACAGCAGTTATAGCGTGAGTATGTGGGTGCTGAACCCAGAGATTAATAAAGAAGAAACCATCATTTCATGGACAGGAAGGGGCGGGGTTGATTTAAGTAATGCTGCAATAGGTTATGGGAATAGTAAAGGTGCAGGCGCTGCCACCCATTTGGGATGGGCAGATTTAGGATACAGGAATTTACCCAAAGCAAATGAGTGGCATCTGATTACCATGGTTTTTGATGGAACAATGGAACGTATATATGTTGATGGAAAATTGGATAGGGCAGAAAGAAGGATGCTTTTTGTGAATAAACTTACCAGGTTTCTTGTTGGCGGAAATGATGATGGAACTTCAGGGTTTTCTGGTGCGCTGGCCGCTTTGAAAATTTATGATGTTCCATTATCCGAAACAGAGATTAAAGCAGCTTATACAAAAGGCATAACTAACCATACGGTTTTGTACGCAGATACAAAAAACCTTGAATATGGGGATTTAGCAAACTGGCCCAACAATGGGGCAGCCTTGGGAGAACTGACGTGCAAGGGGAACGTGGAAGTTGCCGATATTAATGGAAAAACAGCTGCTGTATTGGCCAATGGTAGTAAAATCATTATGAGCGGTAACATTAAAAAAGAGGTCGATTTTTCAAAATCATTTAGTGCTGTTTTTTCTCTTTTGCCTGCTGTTGGTTCAAAAACAGATCTGTTTTTTGGTAAAGGAAATAAAGCCGTAAGGATAGTGGGTAGTGGAAAATGGCAACAGGTAATCTGTTCTTTTTCTCAGGGCAAGTTCCAGGTGTTTATCAACGGTAAACCGGCCGCTTATGCACTGGTCCGTAATAATCAAAGCGATCAGCGCATTCTGGTCGAATCTTCTGGCAGAGCACCAGATGCCACGACTGCAATATCTTCAATTTCAATATATAATTATAGCTTTGATTATAGTGCTTGCTTAAAAGAATTTAATTTTTGGAAACAAAATTTAGGCAATGGCAGTTTAAAAGCGTCATTTGCCTCAAAACCATCAGCAGTTACACCAAATATGGTTTATATGGTTGCAGATAAACCTAAACTGCCCGGCAGTGACCTCGAATATCTTTTTAAAAATGACAAAGATAAAGGGCATGCAAAATGGTTGCCGTCATCAGATTATATTGATTTTTCGGTCTTTCCGCAAAGCAGTTACAATTATAGTGTGAAAATCAGGGATAATTTTGGAAATGTTACGCAAACATCTCTTCCCTTTGCTGTTAGAACAGATTCTTCACAATTTGTGATCAGAAAACAGCAAGGGGAAGCCCAGTCGGTGCCGGCAGCAAATGATGGTTTAACAGGAACTTCCTGGGATGGCTTGTTGGGAAATGCAGATACCGTTACACAACAATCGGGTATCCTAAAGATGGTTTCGCACAATACATTTTGGGATGGATCGGAGGCAACAGGACCTTTTGCCTACAACAATGTGGAGGGTGATTTTATCGCCGAGGTAATGCTTTCAGATATGCTGGGACTCAGGGAGAAGAAAGCCTATGGTGCGAATGAGGCAGGTATAATGGTTAAAGCTTTAACAAATGGAAAAATGCTTTTACAAAACGGCATTATGCCGGGCTGGGGCGTTGGAAATATTATTACCGACCTCGGTAACGGCGGCAGAAGGCAGACGAACAACCTCTCTGGATGGGCTTTTTACAGGCATCTGCAGATACAGCGGACAGGAAATACATTTTTTATGCGTGGTAGCAGTGATGGAAAGGCTTGGGTAGATCTTCCTGGCAGTCCGGTAAAAAGAGATGATTTTAGAAGTAGCGGCTTACAGGTTGGTGTTTACCATGCTACCTATGGTGATGTTTCTGGTGATGCATCTTTTAGCGGTTTCAAGATTATCCAAAAGAAATAG
- a CDS encoding hypothetical protein (product_source=Hypo-rule applied), with protein MKVMDLAGRAIRVDDLVGRQTFIETNIMKT; from the coding sequence ATGAAAGTTATGGATCTTGCGGGCAGGGCGATCAGGGTGGACGATTTGGTAGGCAGGCAGACCTTTATAGAAACCAATATCATGAAGACCTAA